One region of Myxocyprinus asiaticus isolate MX2 ecotype Aquarium Trade chromosome 38, UBuf_Myxa_2, whole genome shotgun sequence genomic DNA includes:
- the LOC127429254 gene encoding E3 ubiquitin-protein ligase TRIM39-like isoform X1, with the protein MASKPFSDEDFSCSVCCDIYKDPVLLSCSHTVCKECIQKFWEIKTTKECPVCRRRLTVDYSPPLNLALRNLCETFLQDRSKRSSSGCETICSLHEEKLKLFCLDDQQLVCLVCRDSRTHTNHKFCPVDEAVIDNKEKLKTALKPLQEKLRTLQEFKQNLDQTAEHIKFQVRHTERKINEEFKKLHQFLHDEEAARITALREEEEQKSQMMKEKIEKMSRQILSLSHTIRVIEEQMTAEDLSFLQNFKSTMRRTPCTPADPENISGVLINVPKHLSNLKFTVIQKMQENVEYTPVTLDPNTAHCNLIVSDDLISVRFSEEKQLLPDNTERFDRYTCVLGSEGFNSGIHCWDVQVGNSIAWFLGVMTESAQRKNNILSRSGLWCVVFADGKYGAFITPYQADSVPVPEKLQRIRVHLDCDGGKLSFSDPLTNTHIHTFTHTFTERVFPWFCVCCNISPLLILPVHSDKKA; encoded by the exons ATGGCGTCTAAACCTTTTTCTGATGAGGATTTCTCTTGTTCTGTGTGCTGCGACATTTATAAGGATCCTGTTCTCCTGTCCTGCAGTCACACTGTGTGTAAAGAGTGTATTCAGAAGTTTTGGGAAATCAAAACAACCAAAGAATGTCCAGTTTGCAGAAGAAGATTGACAGTAGATTACTCTCCACCATTAAATTTGGCTCTGAGGAATCTATGTGAGACTTTCTTACAGGACAGAAGTAAACGATCTTCATCAGGATGTGAAACGATCTGCAGTCTTCATGAAGAGAAACTCAAACTCTTCTGTCTCGATGATCAACAGCTGGTGTGTTTGGTGTGTCGAGATTCTAGaacacacacaaatcacaaattttGTCCTGTAGATGAAGCTGTCATTGATAATAAG GAGAAACTCAAAACTGCTCTAAAACCCTTACAGGAGAAACTGAGAACATTACAGGAGTTTAAACAGAATTTGGATCAAACTGCAGAACACATTAAG tttcaaGTTCGACACACAGAGAGGAAGATTAATGAGGAGTTTAAGAAACTTCACCAGTTTCTACATGATGAAGAGGCAGCCAGAATAACAGCactgagagaggaagaggagcagaAGAGTCAGATGATGAAGGAGAAGATTGAGAAGATGAGCAGACAGATTTTATCTCTTTCACACACAATCAGAGTCATAGAGGAGCAGATGACAGCTGAAGATCTTTCATTCCTACAG AACTTTAAGAGCACAATGAGAAG AACCCCGTGTACACCAGCAGATCCAGAGAACATTTCAGGAGTTCTGATCAATGTCCCAAAACATCTGAGCAACCTGAAGTTCACTGTGATACAGAAGATGCAGGAAAATGTTGAATACA CTCCAGTGACTTTGGACCCCAACACTGCTCACTGTAATCTCATCGTGTCTGATGATCTGATCAGTGTGAGATTCAGTGAAGAGAAACAGCTGCTTCCTGATAATACAGAGAGATTTGATAGGTATACATGTGTTCTGGGTTCAGAGGGCTTTAACTCAGGGATTCACTGTTGGGATGTTCAAGTCGGGAACAGTATAGCCTGGTTCCTGGGTGTGATGACAGAATCTGCTCAGAGAAAGAATAACATTTTGTCCAGGAGTGGACTCTGGTGTGTGGTGTTTGCTGATGGTAAATATGGTGCATTCATTACGCCTTATCAAGCAGATTCTGTCCCAGTGCCAGAGAAACTCCAGAGAATCAGAGTTCATCTGGACTGTGACGGAGGAAAACTGTCATTTTCTGATCctctcactaacacacacatacacactttcacacacacatttactgagAGAGTTTTTCCATGGTTTTGTGTTTGCTGCAACATTTCTCCTCTGTTGATCTTACCTGTTCACTCTGATAAAAAGGCCTAA
- the LOC127429254 gene encoding E3 ubiquitin-protein ligase TRIM39-like isoform X2: MASKPFSDEDFSCSVCCDIYKDPVLLSCSHTVCKECIQKFWEIKTTKECPVCRRRLTVDYSPPLNLALRNLCETFLQDRSKRSSSGCETICSLHEEKLKLFCLDDQQLVCLEKLKTALKPLQEKLRTLQEFKQNLDQTAEHIKFQVRHTERKINEEFKKLHQFLHDEEAARITALREEEEQKSQMMKEKIEKMSRQILSLSHTIRVIEEQMTAEDLSFLQNFKSTMRRTPCTPADPENISGVLINVPKHLSNLKFTVIQKMQENVEYTPVTLDPNTAHCNLIVSDDLISVRFSEEKQLLPDNTERFDRYTCVLGSEGFNSGIHCWDVQVGNSIAWFLGVMTESAQRKNNILSRSGLWCVVFADGKYGAFITPYQADSVPVPEKLQRIRVHLDCDGGKLSFSDPLTNTHIHTFTHTFTERVFPWFCVCCNISPLLILPVHSDKKA; the protein is encoded by the exons ATGGCGTCTAAACCTTTTTCTGATGAGGATTTCTCTTGTTCTGTGTGCTGCGACATTTATAAGGATCCTGTTCTCCTGTCCTGCAGTCACACTGTGTGTAAAGAGTGTATTCAGAAGTTTTGGGAAATCAAAACAACCAAAGAATGTCCAGTTTGCAGAAGAAGATTGACAGTAGATTACTCTCCACCATTAAATTTGGCTCTGAGGAATCTATGTGAGACTTTCTTACAGGACAGAAGTAAACGATCTTCATCAGGATGTGAAACGATCTGCAGTCTTCATGAAGAGAAACTCAAACTCTTCTGTCTCGATGATCAACAGCTGGTGTGTTTG GAGAAACTCAAAACTGCTCTAAAACCCTTACAGGAGAAACTGAGAACATTACAGGAGTTTAAACAGAATTTGGATCAAACTGCAGAACACATTAAG tttcaaGTTCGACACACAGAGAGGAAGATTAATGAGGAGTTTAAGAAACTTCACCAGTTTCTACATGATGAAGAGGCAGCCAGAATAACAGCactgagagaggaagaggagcagaAGAGTCAGATGATGAAGGAGAAGATTGAGAAGATGAGCAGACAGATTTTATCTCTTTCACACACAATCAGAGTCATAGAGGAGCAGATGACAGCTGAAGATCTTTCATTCCTACAG AACTTTAAGAGCACAATGAGAAG AACCCCGTGTACACCAGCAGATCCAGAGAACATTTCAGGAGTTCTGATCAATGTCCCAAAACATCTGAGCAACCTGAAGTTCACTGTGATACAGAAGATGCAGGAAAATGTTGAATACA CTCCAGTGACTTTGGACCCCAACACTGCTCACTGTAATCTCATCGTGTCTGATGATCTGATCAGTGTGAGATTCAGTGAAGAGAAACAGCTGCTTCCTGATAATACAGAGAGATTTGATAGGTATACATGTGTTCTGGGTTCAGAGGGCTTTAACTCAGGGATTCACTGTTGGGATGTTCAAGTCGGGAACAGTATAGCCTGGTTCCTGGGTGTGATGACAGAATCTGCTCAGAGAAAGAATAACATTTTGTCCAGGAGTGGACTCTGGTGTGTGGTGTTTGCTGATGGTAAATATGGTGCATTCATTACGCCTTATCAAGCAGATTCTGTCCCAGTGCCAGAGAAACTCCAGAGAATCAGAGTTCATCTGGACTGTGACGGAGGAAAACTGTCATTTTCTGATCctctcactaacacacacatacacactttcacacacacatttactgagAGAGTTTTTCCATGGTTTTGTGTTTGCTGCAACATTTCTCCTCTGTTGATCTTACCTGTTCACTCTGATAAAAAGGCCTAA
- the LOC127428494 gene encoding E3 ubiquitin-protein ligase TRIM35-like: MIPQPAPQDASMSPPPFATGSWNGSTPVYLRIPTTTIHLVWRAIRISGGGPLVQKQLKNLKLCPRTSTVCSLPPEVTDGGCVPSPLLTMEDGVAYIIRAILDSQFCRRSTIDHPPVNLALRNLCETFLQDRSKRSSSGCETICSLHEEKLKLFCLDDQQLVCLEKLKTALKPLQEKLRTLEEFKQNLDQTAEHIKFQVRHTERKINEEFKKLHQFLHDEEAARITALREEEEQKSQMMKEKIEKMSRQILSLSHTIRVIEEQMTAEDLSFLQNFKSTMRRTPCTPADPENISGVLINVPKHLSNLKFTVIQKMQENVEYTPVTLDPNTAHCNLIVSDDLISVRFSEEKQLLPDNTETFDDLCVLGSEGFKSGIHCWDVQVGDSTAWFLGVMTEFALSKNDILSRSGLWFVGFADSQYVAFKTPEGPLLLSVPKKLQIIRVHLDCDRGELSFSDPLTNTHIHTFTHTFTERIFPLFSVGCKMSPLLILPVQSSYKKT, translated from the exons ATGATCCCACAACCTGCCCCCCAGGATGCATCTATGTCCCCGCCACCCTTCGCAACTGGCTCCTGGAATGGCTCCACTCCTGTGTATCTTAGGATTCCAACCACCACTATTCACCTGGTCTGGAGAGCCATCAGAATTTCTGGCGGTGGACCACTGGTTCAGAAACAGCTAAAGAACCTGAAACTCTGCCCACGTACATCTACAGTGTGTAGTCTGCCGCCAGAAG TGACCGATGGTGGTTGTGTCCCTTCTCCACTGCTGACTATGGAGGATGGTGTGGCTTACATCATCAGAGCCATTTTGGATTCCCAAT TTTGCAGAAGATCAACAATAGATCATCCTCCAGTAAATCTGGCTCTGAGGAATCTGTGTGAGACTTTCTTACAGGACAGAAGTAAACGATCTTCATCAGGATGTGAAACGATCTGCAGTCTTCATGAAGAGAAACTCAAACTCTTCTGTCTCGATGATCAACAGCTGGTGTGTTTG gaGAAACTCAAAACTGCACTAAAACCCTTACAGGAGAAACTGAGAACATTAGAGGAGTTTAAACAGAATTTGGATCAAACTGCAGAACACATTAAG tttcaaGTTCGACACACAGAGAGGAAGATTAATGAGGAGTTTAAGAAACTTCACCAGTTTCTACATGATGAAGAGGCAGCCAGAATAACAGCactgagagaggaagaggagcagaAGAGTCAGATGATGAAGGAGAAGATTGAGAAGATGAGCAGACAGATTTTATCTCTTTCACACACAATCAGAGTCATAGAGGAGCAGATGACAGCTGAAGATCTTTCATTCCTACAG AACTTTAAGAGCACAATGAGAAG AACCCCGTGTACACCAGCAGATCCAGAGAACATTTCAGGAGTTCTGATCAATGTCCCAAAACATCTGAGCAACCTGAAGTTCACTGTGATACAGAAGATGCAGGAAAATGTTGAATACA CTCCAGTGACTTTGGACCCCAACACTGCTCACTGTAATCTCATCGTGTCTGATGATCTGATCAGTGTGAGATTCAGTGAAGAGAAACAGCTGCTTCCTGATAATACAGAGACATTTGACGATTTGTGTGTTTTGGGTTCAGAGGGTTTTAAATCAGGGATTCACTGTTGGGATGTTCAGGTTGGAGATAGTACAGCTTGGTTCCTGggtgtgatgacagaatttgctcTAAGCAAAAATGACATATTGTCCAGGAGTGGACTCTGGTTTGTGGGGTTTGCTGATAGTCAGTATGTTGCATTCAAAACACCAGAGGGACCTCTTCTCCTCTCAGTGCCAAAGAAACTGCAGATAATCAGAGTTCATCTGGACTGTGATAGAGGAGAACTGTCATTCTCTGATCctctcactaacacacacatacacactttcacacacacattcactgagaGAATATTTCCATTGTTCAGTGTTGGCTGTAAAATGTCTCCTCTCTTGATCTTACCTGTTCAGTCCTCTTATAAAAAGACCTAA